From the genome of Nocardia sp. NBC_01503, one region includes:
- a CDS encoding HAD-IB family hydrolase — MTHRASGGELLAPGVGIIEQPIGAMDLEEAVAAIRSGPRGPRVAAVFDFGGTVVSGFNPPAALERLVRRRSGRTAVTNVMLGSIRGARSEGEYERFLQQAMHTWAGVPETELDELGAALFHRTVHGHLYPEAWRLVREHETAGHTLILVSSLTRYQVQPVAEELGIPNVLCTTMSVQDGVLTGHVDGKPLWRNGKADAVRRFAATRGIDLAQSWIYADSAADLPLLQLAGHPFAVNPDPRVVLEAAEKSWPVLHFRPRQAPKPTDYARTVSGFGALVGGALFGVAAKAHTKQRRQMADSMMTVAADSTLRGTGVRVRVSGAENARAPRPAVFIFNHQSQFDIIVIAEVLGAGFTGVAKQEVANNPLFGPLMRFVEVTFINRGDSAAARAALQPVVETLRGGLSVVIAPEGTRSLTPRVGAFKKGAFHIAIQAGVPIIPVVIRNAGEIAWRNSAVVRKGVVDVAVLPPIDVSGWDPAQLDDEVERVRQLFVDTLLHWPEN; from the coding sequence ATGACGCACCGAGCCTCCGGCGGTGAACTCCTCGCGCCTGGCGTCGGCATCATCGAACAGCCCATCGGCGCAATGGATCTCGAGGAGGCGGTGGCGGCCATCCGGAGCGGTCCGCGGGGGCCACGGGTCGCGGCGGTCTTCGACTTCGGCGGGACCGTGGTCAGCGGATTCAATCCACCCGCCGCACTCGAACGCCTGGTGCGGCGGCGCAGCGGGCGCACCGCCGTCACCAATGTGATGCTCGGCAGTATCCGCGGGGCGCGCAGTGAGGGCGAGTACGAGCGATTCCTGCAGCAGGCCATGCACACCTGGGCCGGAGTACCCGAGACCGAACTCGACGAACTCGGCGCGGCACTGTTCCACAGGACCGTGCACGGCCACCTCTACCCCGAAGCCTGGCGCCTGGTACGCGAACACGAAACCGCCGGGCACACACTGATACTCGTCAGCTCGCTGACCAGGTATCAGGTCCAACCCGTCGCGGAAGAGCTGGGCATACCGAACGTACTGTGCACCACCATGTCCGTACAGGACGGCGTCCTGACCGGGCACGTCGACGGAAAACCGCTGTGGCGCAATGGCAAAGCGGACGCGGTCCGCCGGTTCGCCGCCACCCGCGGCATCGACCTCGCCCAGAGCTGGATCTATGCCGACAGCGCCGCGGACCTGCCGCTACTCCAACTCGCGGGGCATCCGTTCGCCGTCAACCCGGATCCGCGCGTGGTACTCGAGGCCGCCGAGAAGAGTTGGCCGGTACTGCATTTCCGGCCCCGGCAGGCCCCCAAACCGACCGACTACGCGCGCACCGTCAGCGGCTTCGGGGCACTGGTCGGCGGCGCGCTCTTCGGGGTCGCCGCCAAGGCGCACACCAAACAGCGCAGGCAGATGGCCGATTCCATGATGACCGTCGCCGCCGACTCCACACTGCGCGGCACCGGTGTGCGCGTACGCGTGTCCGGGGCCGAAAATGCCCGCGCCCCAAGGCCCGCCGTCTTCATCTTCAATCACCAGAGTCAATTCGACATCATCGTGATCGCCGAGGTGCTCGGTGCGGGATTCACCGGTGTCGCCAAGCAGGAGGTCGCCAACAATCCGCTGTTCGGACCGCTCATGCGATTCGTGGAGGTCACCTTCATCAACCGCGGCGACAGCGCCGCCGCCCGCGCGGCCTTGCAGCCCGTCGTCGAAACCCTCAGGGGCGGACTGTCGGTCGTCATCGCTCCGGAGGGCACCCGGTCGCTCACACCGCGCGTGGGCGCCTTCAAGAAGGGCGCATTCCACATCGCCATCCAGGCGGGGGTACCGATCATCCCGGTCGTCATCCGCAATGCGGGCGAAATCGCCTGGCGGAACTCGGCGGTGGTACGGAAAGGGGTGGTCGACGTCGCCGTCCTGCCACCCATCGACGTCAGCGGCTGGGACCCCGCACAGCTGGACGACGAGGTGGAGCGGGTCCGTCAACTCTTCGTCGACACCCTGCTGCACTGGCCGGAGAACTAG
- a CDS encoding polyprenol monophosphomannose synthase has protein sequence MKVTVVVPTYNERENLPVAVERLTALPVADLHVLVVDDNSPDGTGEVADKLAVDLPNVVGVLHRTEKDGLGRAYIAGITKALDEGADVVIQMDADLSHPAEVIPAMLEKLETTDAGVVLGSRYVPGGSTAEEWKWHRKALSAWANFYVNLILRLGVKDATAGFKAWKADTLRAIDVASIKSNGYSFQVEMNYRTVKKGIAIAEVPIRFEERTKGASKMTFKVQLESALMPWKLLFGKQV, from the coding sequence TTGAAGGTGACCGTTGTGGTGCCGACCTACAACGAGCGGGAGAACCTGCCGGTGGCGGTGGAACGACTCACCGCGCTACCGGTGGCCGACCTGCATGTGCTGGTGGTGGACGACAATTCACCCGACGGCACCGGCGAGGTGGCCGACAAGCTGGCCGTGGACCTGCCGAATGTGGTCGGCGTGCTGCACCGTACCGAGAAGGACGGGCTGGGCCGCGCCTACATCGCGGGCATCACCAAGGCCCTGGACGAGGGCGCGGATGTGGTGATCCAGATGGATGCCGACCTCTCGCATCCGGCCGAGGTCATCCCGGCCATGCTGGAGAAGCTGGAGACCACCGACGCGGGCGTCGTGCTCGGGTCCCGTTACGTGCCCGGCGGTTCCACCGCCGAGGAGTGGAAGTGGCATCGCAAGGCGCTCTCGGCGTGGGCGAACTTCTACGTGAATCTGATTCTGCGCCTGGGCGTCAAGGACGCGACCGCCGGTTTCAAGGCGTGGAAGGCCGATACGCTGCGCGCCATCGATGTGGCGTCGATCAAGAGCAATGGCTACTCGTTCCAGGTGGAGATGAACTACCGGACGGTCAAGAAGGGCATTGCCATCGCCGAGGTGCCGATCCGCTTCGAGGAGCGCACCAAGGGCGCGTCCAAGATGACATTCAAGGTGCAGCTGGAGTCGGCGCTGATGCCGTGGAAGCTGTTGTTCGGCAAGCAGGTCTAG
- a CDS encoding TetR/AcrR family transcriptional regulator — protein MARQQERARRTRAAIIRSAAVEFGKSGYAAASLNRILEGSRATKGAMYFHFDSKEDLARAVLEAAVDRYRASTERWLGRGDLGPLDVLHGMIDEIALRLENDIIIQAEFRLIIEPEFYRDIQAGGGRILGRSIRLLAVRAIEHKQLRQDADPDRFTRTLAAALAGQRYIADVLGGPVDLRSRFTEALEMIVEATATPEWTEEFRRVGWRVSAKLEDLNLAV, from the coding sequence ATGGCACGGCAGCAAGAGCGGGCCCGCCGGACACGCGCGGCGATCATAAGGTCCGCCGCCGTTGAGTTCGGGAAGAGCGGCTATGCCGCTGCATCGCTCAACCGCATATTGGAAGGTTCACGCGCGACCAAGGGCGCCATGTACTTTCACTTCGACTCCAAGGAGGACCTGGCTCGCGCGGTCTTGGAAGCGGCCGTCGACCGCTACCGCGCGTCCACCGAAAGATGGCTCGGCAGAGGGGATCTCGGACCCCTGGATGTCCTGCACGGCATGATCGACGAGATCGCGCTGCGGTTGGAGAACGACATCATCATCCAGGCCGAGTTCCGGCTCATCATCGAACCGGAGTTCTATCGCGATATCCAGGCCGGTGGCGGTCGCATTCTCGGGCGGTCCATCCGGCTGCTCGCGGTGCGGGCGATCGAGCACAAGCAATTGCGCCAGGACGCCGATCCGGATCGTTTCACCCGCACACTGGCGGCGGCCCTGGCGGGTCAGCGCTATATCGCCGATGTGCTGGGCGGTCCGGTGGATCTGCGTTCCCGGTTCACCGAGGCGCTCGAGATGATCGTGGAAGCCACCGCGACTCCCGAGTGGACCGAGGAGTTCCGGCGCGTCGGATGGCGGGTGTCCGCCAAGTTGGAAGATCTCAATTTGGCTGTTTGA